The DNA segment TCCGCCTCGGTCATCAAGGCCATATGGCGCACCGTGACACGCTGTGCCGGCGTGATGTTGAACTCGGCGCAGCGTTGTTCCAGCACGAGCGCGCCGCCGCGGCCGCCGCTGTCGGCCTCGCTGAAGTTGAGCATCTCGCTGGCGTCCACGCCCAGCGTGCCGGCCAGCGCACAGATATTGATCAAGGAGACATTGCGCACGCCGCGCTCGATACCGCTGAGGTAGGAGCGCGCCATGCCGCTTTC comes from the Cupriavidus basilensis genome and includes:
- a CDS encoding helix-turn-helix domain-containing protein, whose protein sequence is MVADPLKLFGLHLAELRKQRGWSQEKLALESGMARSYLSGIERGVRNVSLINICALAGTLGVDASEMLNFSEADSGGRGGALVLEQRCAEFNITPAQRVTVRHMALMTEAEQDVIASVARTIAVRAVQA